In Streptomyces chartreusis, the following proteins share a genomic window:
- a CDS encoding YbhB/YbcL family Raf kinase inhibitor-like protein, whose amino-acid sequence MTELKRRPLPHDFHPPVPSFTVTSEDVEAGGTLKDAQVQAAGNTSPQLRWEGFPAGTKSFAVTCYDPDAPTGSGFWHWVLFDIPASVTELPAGAGSGKFEGLPEGAVQARNDAGSKDFTGAAPPPGDGPHRYVFTVYAVDQEKLGPDSTASPAAVGFNLRFHTLARAHVIAEYEVPAES is encoded by the coding sequence GTGACCGAGCTCAAGCGGCGGCCGCTGCCCCACGACTTCCATCCGCCCGTGCCGTCCTTCACGGTCACGAGTGAGGACGTCGAGGCCGGCGGGACCCTCAAGGACGCTCAGGTCCAGGCTGCCGGCAACACCTCGCCGCAGCTGCGCTGGGAGGGCTTCCCGGCCGGGACCAAGAGCTTCGCCGTGACCTGCTACGACCCGGACGCCCCCACGGGGAGCGGGTTCTGGCACTGGGTCCTCTTCGACATCCCGGCCTCCGTGACCGAGCTGCCGGCCGGTGCGGGCAGCGGCAAGTTCGAGGGGCTGCCGGAGGGTGCCGTACAGGCGCGGAACGACGCCGGGTCCAAGGACTTCACCGGTGCCGCACCGCCGCCCGGGGACGGGCCGCACCGCTATGTGTTCACGGTGTACGCCGTGGACCAGGAGAAGCTCGGACCGGACTCGACCGCGAGTCCGGCCGCCGTCGGATTCAACCTGCGGTTCCACACGCTCGCGCGTGCGCATGTGATCGCCGAGTACGAGGTGCCCGCCGAATCCTGA
- a CDS encoding HNH endonuclease: MRDTLVLNASFEPLSTVTLNRAVVLVLQDKAVVEQAHPELRMRGAEVDIPAPRVIRLCRYVRVPFRRQAPWSRRGVLVRDRHRCAYCGRRATTVDHVVPRSHGGQDTWLNTVASCAEDNHRKADRTPEQAGMPLLREPFEPTPADAMLLTLGAEEFAALPDWLATDAA, from the coding sequence ATGCGGGACACGCTGGTACTGAACGCGAGCTTCGAGCCGTTGTCGACGGTGACGTTGAATCGAGCCGTCGTTCTGGTGCTTCAGGACAAGGCCGTCGTCGAGCAGGCCCACCCCGAACTGCGTATGCGTGGAGCCGAGGTCGACATACCCGCGCCCCGGGTGATCAGGCTGTGCAGGTACGTAAGGGTGCCGTTCCGAAGACAAGCGCCGTGGTCGCGGCGGGGTGTGCTGGTGCGGGACCGGCACCGGTGCGCGTACTGCGGGCGGCGGGCGACGACCGTGGACCACGTGGTGCCGCGGTCGCACGGTGGGCAGGACACGTGGCTGAATACGGTCGCCTCGTGTGCGGAGGACAATCACCGGAAGGCGGACCGGACGCCTGAGCAGGCGGGTATGCCGTTGCTTCGGGAGCCGTTCGAGCCGACTCCTGCCGATGCGATGTTGCTGACGCTGGGGGCCGAGGAGTTTGCTGCGCTGCCGGATTGGCTGGCGACGGACGCGGCCTGA
- a CDS encoding sporulation protein, whose amino-acid sequence MAFKKLLASLGAGGASVETVLTEVNVVPGGVVQGEVRIQGGSVSQNIEGLSVGLQARVEVETQDSEYKQDIEFTKMQLGGAFELQPGAVHAVPFGLEIPWETPVTMIDGQSLRGMNIGVSTELAIARAVDSTDLDPINVHPLPAQKAILDAFIQLGFRFKNADMERGHIRNTRQKLPFYQEIEFFPPQQYRGINQVELSFVADGNAMDVVLEMDKKPGLFSEGSDTFRSFQVGLNDFHGTDWAAYLNQWLSEVGSKRNWF is encoded by the coding sequence ATGGCGTTCAAGAAGCTGCTCGCGAGCCTGGGGGCCGGCGGTGCTTCGGTCGAAACGGTGCTGACCGAGGTCAACGTCGTTCCGGGCGGTGTCGTCCAGGGCGAGGTGCGGATTCAGGGCGGGTCCGTGAGCCAGAACATCGAGGGCCTGTCCGTGGGTCTTCAGGCCCGTGTCGAGGTCGAGACCCAGGACTCGGAGTACAAGCAGGACATCGAGTTCACGAAGATGCAGCTCGGCGGTGCCTTCGAGCTTCAGCCCGGCGCGGTGCACGCGGTGCCGTTCGGGCTGGAGATCCCGTGGGAGACGCCGGTCACCATGATCGACGGTCAGTCGCTGCGCGGCATGAACATCGGTGTGTCGACGGAGCTGGCGATCGCCCGGGCCGTGGACTCCACCGACCTGGACCCGATCAACGTGCACCCGCTGCCGGCGCAGAAGGCGATCCTCGACGCCTTCATCCAGCTGGGCTTCCGCTTCAAGAACGCGGACATGGAGCGCGGCCACATCCGCAACACCCGGCAGAAGCTGCCGTTCTACCAGGAGATCGAGTTCTTCCCGCCGCAGCAGTACCGCGGGATCAACCAGGTCGAGCTGAGCTTCGTGGCGGACGGCAACGCGATGGACGTCGTCCTGGAAATGGACAAGAAGCCGGGGCTGTTCAGCGAGGGCAGCGACACCTTCCGTTCGTTCCAGGTGGGTCTGAACGACTTCCACGGGACCGACTGGGCGGCGTACCTCAACCAGTGGCTGTCCGAGGTCGGCAGCAAGCGCAACTGGTTCTAG
- a CDS encoding DNA-3-methyladenine glycosylase, whose translation MIATPDRTPLPRDFFDRPVLEVAPDLLGRILVRTTPDGPIALRLTEVEAYDGPNDPGSHAYRGPTPRNGVMFGPPGYVYVYFTYGMWHCMNLVCGPEGRASAVLLRAGEIVEGAELTRKRRLSARNDKELAKGPARLATALDVDRALDGTDACASGETPLRILAGTPVPSDQVRNGPRTGVAGDGGNGDVHPWRYWIANDPTVSPYRAHVPKRRSS comes from the coding sequence ATGATCGCGACCCCCGACCGTACGCCCCTTCCCCGGGACTTCTTCGACCGCCCCGTCCTGGAGGTCGCCCCCGATCTCCTGGGCCGGATCCTCGTACGCACCACCCCGGACGGTCCGATCGCCCTGCGCCTCACAGAGGTGGAGGCCTACGACGGCCCTAATGACCCCGGCTCCCACGCCTATCGCGGCCCCACACCCCGCAACGGCGTGATGTTCGGTCCCCCTGGGTACGTCTACGTCTACTTCACCTACGGCATGTGGCACTGCATGAACCTGGTGTGCGGCCCCGAGGGCCGGGCCAGCGCGGTCCTGCTGCGCGCAGGTGAGATCGTGGAGGGCGCCGAGCTGACCCGTAAACGTCGACTCTCGGCCCGTAACGACAAGGAACTGGCCAAAGGCCCGGCCCGCCTGGCCACCGCCCTGGACGTCGACCGCGCGTTGGACGGTACGGACGCCTGCGCCTCGGGCGAGACCCCGCTGAGGATCCTCGCCGGCACCCCCGTCCCCTCCGACCAGGTACGGAACGGTCCGCGCACCGGAGTGGCAGGTGACGGTGGCAATGGCGACGTCCACCCGTGGCGCTACTGGATCGCCAACGACCCTACGGTCAGCCCCTATCGGGCCCACGTCCCCAAGCGTCGCTCAAGTTGA
- a CDS encoding SPFH domain-containing protein — MEPVIIVLIILVVLVFIALIKTIQVIPQASAAIVERFGRYTRTLNAGLNIVVPFIDTIRNRIDLREQVVPFPPQPVITQDNLVVNIDTVIYYQVTDARAATYEVASYIQAIEQLTVTTLRNIIGGMDLERTLTSREEINAALRGVLDEATGKWGIRVNRVELKAIEPPTSIQDSMEKQMRADRDKRAAILTAEGTRQAAILTAEGEKQSQILRAEGEAKAAALRAEGEAQAVRTVFEAIHAGDPDQKLLSYQYLQMLPKIAEGDANKLWIVPSEIGDALKGLSGAMGNLGGLGGGSGNGGSPGIPGQATERREKPSID; from the coding sequence ATGGAACCGGTCATCATCGTCCTGATCATTCTGGTGGTGTTGGTCTTCATCGCCCTGATCAAGACGATCCAGGTCATCCCGCAGGCGAGCGCGGCCATCGTCGAGCGCTTCGGCCGCTACACACGGACACTCAACGCGGGCCTCAACATCGTGGTCCCGTTCATCGACACCATCCGCAACCGCATCGACCTGCGTGAACAGGTCGTGCCGTTCCCGCCGCAGCCGGTGATCACCCAGGACAACCTGGTCGTGAACATCGACACCGTCATCTACTACCAGGTGACGGACGCGCGGGCGGCCACCTACGAAGTCGCCAGCTACATCCAGGCGATCGAGCAGCTCACGGTCACCACGCTCCGCAACATCATCGGCGGCATGGACCTGGAGCGGACCCTGACCTCCCGCGAGGAGATCAACGCGGCCCTGCGCGGCGTCCTCGACGAGGCGACGGGCAAGTGGGGCATCCGCGTCAACCGCGTCGAGCTCAAGGCGATCGAACCGCCCACCTCCATCCAGGACTCGATGGAGAAGCAGATGCGCGCCGACCGTGACAAGCGCGCCGCGATCCTCACCGCCGAAGGTACGCGCCAGGCGGCCATCCTCACCGCCGAAGGTGAGAAGCAGTCCCAGATCCTCCGCGCCGAGGGTGAGGCCAAGGCCGCCGCCCTGCGCGCGGAAGGCGAGGCCCAGGCGGTCCGTACGGTCTTCGAGGCGATCCACGCCGGCGACCCGGACCAGAAGCTCCTCTCCTACCAGTACCTCCAGATGCTCCCGAAGATCGCCGAGGGCGACGCCAACAAGCTCTGGATCGTCCCCAGCGAGATCGGCGACGCCCTCAAGGGCCTCTCCGGCGCCATGGGCAACCTGGGCGGCCTGGGCGGCGGTTCGGGCAACGGCGGTTCCCCGGGCATCCCCGGCCAGGCAACGGAACGCCGAGAGAAGCCGTCGATCGACTGA